The genomic region AAATTTATCCGAGAATTCGAAGTAATGAGCTGTTGACAAATGGAACTCGCCCGATTTATCGATCGCATCAGCACATTTGATTACGCGGTAACCTGCAATTATCTCCTCATCATCGGGGTTCCATGCGATCAATTGATCATAGTTATGTTCGCAGGTATCATTTTCATCAATATCCAAAGGTAATCCTGTACCACCTCCGGCACCTCTAAAGGTTATCTCACGCAATCGTCCGATCTCACGCATAATATTGGGTGAGTTATGGTAATTGACTAGGTAAACCTCATTATTCCCATTGTTAGTATAGCGCACGAAAGCCTCCTTAGTTAACTCAGCTTTAATCAATGCTCTATCTACTGGTTCAATTATTTCTTGCATAAATTATTTTTTACCTCCGGACATGGCATACACGGTCTCTTTGACTTCCGCTGCCCATTGGCGTTCGTTTTTACTGTTATCAAATTGCGAATAAGGAATTCGCTTGCCTATCTTAATGGTGATGTCTTTACCGCGTTGCGAGAATAGCTCGTCAGGTAAATATAACATTTCAATATTAGCTTTTAATCCTACTTTATTCCTAAATCGAGCCAAATTGTAGAAAAAGTTAGAATTTCTTCCATCAATATAGACAGGTACGATGTCTTTTTTATATTTTTTAGCTTTCGAGATGAAGCTTTTCTTCCATTCTAAATCGACTATTTTCCCGTTTATCTTCCTGGAAACTAAGCCCGCTGGAAAAACTAAGAGTGCATGGTCGGATGCATAGGCATTCTCAATTGCGGCAATACCGGATTTGCTTTGCCCGCCTAATTTATTTACAGGCACGAAGAGAGGTTCCAGGTTTCGCACGTTCATCAGTATATCATTGACCAAAAATTTGACATCTTTTCTATACTTACCGATGGCCTGCATGAAAGCGACACCGTCAAGCCCTCCTAAGGGATGGTTTGAGGCGAAGATCACACTATCTTCTAATGGAATATTCTCTGCACCTTCTAAATGTACTTTAACGTCAAGTTCGTTCAACAAAGAATCTACGAAGTCCAATCCCATATCATCATGATAGGTGGTCATAATGTAGTTTATTTCGTCTTCGTGGATAACACGCTCCAAATAGCTGATTAACGGCTTAGGGATCCATTTGGCTAATGTTGGACTTTTCTTATGTATGACTTCCCTGATTTTAATAAACTTCTCTTTCTCTAGTAAGCCCATATAATAACCCCTCTTTAAAGTAGGGTAAAATTACACAAATAGTTTAAAGTAGCGTAAAACATCTATTTATTTTATCCGAAATTGTATTTTTTGCCTACCTTAGCTTAAAGCGTATTTTAAAGAAGAATTAAACCTTTTGGTCAAAATTCTATTTAATATATAAAACGAAATATGTTCATTGGCGAAATCATAACAACTCTTTATACCGAACTTAGGCCATCCGATACGGTGGAATTCGCCTTAAACAAGGTTAATGAATTGCATTTTCACCAATTACCTGTTGTGAAGGGCAAAGAATACCACGGCCTGTTGACGGAAGAGGATCTCCTTTCGGTTGAAGACGAAAGTGATTTGATTTCGGAAGTTAAAATCACCCTACCTTTCATCTACCTTTACGACTATCAACACATCTACGACGCGCTGCAATATCTGGAAACCTATCAGTATGATATTTTACCCGTTCTGAACAAGCAGAATCAATATGTAGGTGCTGTGACGCAGACGGACTTGTTGCGCGCAATCAACCAGACGATCTCTAACCAGGAGAAAGGTGCGATCATTGTTTTAGAGATGGAAGATCGCGACAATTCCCTAACCCATGTTGCGCATATCATAGAATCGGAAAACACGAAGATATTGAATACAGGGGTTCACGCCATTGAAAACTCTAGCAAGGTAGAATTGACTATAAAGGTGAACAAGAACAACATCTCTTCTGTATTGGCTTCGTTATGGCGACATGATTATGTGGTGAAAGCATCATTCAATGATGGTACCGATCAGAACGATATTCAAGATCGATACAACCTTTTAATGAACTATTTGAACATATAATTTCAGAGAAATTCCCATCTTTGAAAAAAATAAACGATTACTTATAGCATGAAAGAACTGTCAATAGCGGTGTATGGGCGCGAGTTCAATCAATCGGTCATTGGATACGTTGTAGAACTTTTCACCTATTTACGCGAAAGAAATGTTCAGGTTTATATCTACCAAGATTTCCACACTTTCTTAAAGAAGCTGTGCAAAGTAGATTTTAAATTCAAGAAGTTCAAGACACACAAGGACTTACCCAAGGACATCTCTTTTATGCTTAGTTTGGGTGGCGATGGCACCATGCTTTCAGCGGCAACCCTCATTGCTGACTCGGGAATTCCGATTGCCGGTATCAACTTCGGCCGCTTGGGTTTTCTAGCGAACATCTCGAAGAATAAAATAGAAGATGCTTTAGACCAGATTCTGAATAATCAATATACTGTTCAACCGCGTGCTTTGTTACAAGTGGAGAGCTCGGATGGAACCTTAAAAGCAGGACTTTCCAATGCGCTAAATGACATCACGGTGTTCCGCTATGATTCTTCTGCGATGATTACCGTGCATGCTGTTTTGAATGGTGAGTTGTTGAACAGCTATTGGTCCGATGGATTGATCATTGCGACACCGACAGGATCAACTGCCTATTCCTTAAGCTGTGGCGGCCCTATTATTATGCCGGGCAGTGGCAATTTTGTGATTACGCCAGTATCCCCTCATAATCTAAATGTTCGCCCGATCGTTGTTTCCGAAGATATGGAGCTCCGCCTGAACATCGAAAGCCGTACGGAGAAGTATATCGTTAGCTGCGATTCCAAAAGTTATACCCTATCAACCAAGACCAGTCTGCTGATTACAAAAGCGCCGTATCATGTGAACCTGATCCGTCTGAAAGACGATCAGTATTTTGGTATTTTGCGCGAGAAATTGCTTTGGGGCATCGACGTCCGCAACTATTAATTATTAGCTTAACCTGCTTTTAACGTTATTTTAAGTGTTAGGATTGCGGTAAAACCTGTATCTTTACGAAAATTTGTCAGACTTTGAAACCACGAGAGGCTTATACGGCAGCATGTTACAGCACGACTAGCAACTTAGATCGCCCAGCATCTGTTTGGGTTCATGTTGTTTTTGCCCCTTCGCAACCTCATCTTTCAGACAGCAAAACACCGCCCTTTTTATTGCATTCGAATTGCTTTCAGCCTTTTTTTGAAGGGTCTGTGCAATCATCGACAGTATAAAATGGGTAACAGCGATTTCATGCCAACTGTGCGCCGGAATCGTTAAATGTAAATTAACAAATGGACTATAAAGAAAATATAGACAAATCAAACCTACCCAAGCATATCGCCATCATTATGGATGGTAATGGCCGCTGGGCGAAGGAGAAAGGCGAGCTACGCGTATTTGGTCACCGCAATGGCGTCACTGCGGTTCGCGAAGCCTTAGAAGCCGCTGTAGAGATTGGCATTTCCTACCTTACCTTATATGCTTTTTCTACTGAAAACTGGAATAGACCTCAGTTCGAAGTAGATGCTTTAATGGAATTACTGGTTGACTCCTTAAATAAAGAGTTACCTACCTTTCAAAAGAACAATATCCGTGTAAATACGATTGGTCGTATGGCGGACCTACCGTCGCATTGCCAAGTGACCTTGCAAAGTACGGTAGACCAAACGAAAGACAACGATGGTTGCACATTGACCCTAGCCTTAAGTTATGGCTCGCGCCAAGAAATATTAGATGCTACGAAAGCAATTGCAGCCAAAGTACAGTCGGGCGAAATGAGCCTCGACGATATCAACGAGCAAACTTTCGGCGAAAATCTATATACCAAGGCTATTCCCGATCCGGAGATGATGATTAGAACAAGCGGTGAGCAGCGCATCAGCAATTATATGTTGTGGCAGCTTGCCTATACCGAACTCTTCTTTCTACCCATCATGTGGCCCGAATTCTCTAGAGAACACCTATTTGAATGCATCTACTTGTATCAAAATAGAGAAAGAAGATTTGGGAAAACTAGTGAACAATTATAAGAAATCATTACTTTTGCAACATTTTGATTTTGGCGCTGTTAAAGCCCTAATTTCGTAATATTTCTTTTAACAAAAATTAACAAGACTTTGCTGTACTTTAGCAGACATAATAAAGAGTAGATGAAGCATAAAATTAAACTTACCTTATTACTGACCATATTCTTATTAAATTTTGCGCATGCGCAGATCCCTGGCAACCGCCCGCTAAATTTAAATAACCGAAACGACATCAGTGCATTAGAACCAAAGAGTTATGTGATCGGCGGGATTGAGGTTAAAGGAGCTCAGTATTTGGATAAGGACGTATTGATTACTATTTCACGCCTTACAGTTGGAGAATACATCGAGGTTCCGAGTGAACAAACAGCCAACGTTATTAAGTTTTTAATGGATCAAAACTTATTCGAGGATGTTCAGCTTTATGCTACCAGAATTCAAGACGAAACGATCTTTTTAGAAATCCGCGTTGTCGAACGTCCGAGATTGACCCGCGTCGATCTTAATGGTTTGAGCAAAAGCCAGACAGAGGAAGTTCGCAAGCGTTTAAACGCAAATACAGGGAAGATTGTAAACGAAAATTTGCTTCAAACAACGAAGAATACGATCGAGAAATTTCTACGTGAGAAATCGTATTTATACCCAGAAATAAAAATTACAACCAAAAAAGACTCTGCACAAAGCAATAACGAAATTGTTGTAGTCGATGTAGAGCGTAATAAAAAGATTAAAGTTAGAAAAGTTGAGTTCGAAGGAAACGAAGAATTCAGCGACAAGCAATTGCGCAAGTACCTAAAAGGTGTAAAACCTAGAGCTTGGTTCCGTGTATTTGGTCCTGGAAAATTCAAGGAAGACAAATACGAAGAGGCTAAGGAAAAGCTAGTTGCTAAGATGCAAGATAAAGGATACCGTGATGCACAGATCTTAAAGGATAGTGTTTATCGTTATGACAATAACGAGGTTGCTATTGATTTCGACATCTACGAAGGTCCTAAATACTATGTTGGTAATATCGATTGGGCAGGAAACGCGAAGTACAAAGACTCGGTTTTGAATATCTTATTAGGCATTCAAAAAGGCGATGTATATAGCGAGGAGAAATTGAACTCTAAGCTTTCGGGTCCTACAAGAAACTCAGATGATATTGCTGCAATCTATCAAAACGACGGTTATTTAACTTTCAACGTTCAACCGGTTATCAAACGTATCTACCAAGACACGGTGGATATCGAGATACAGATGTTTGAAGGTAAACAATATACAATCAACAATGTAATCCTGAAAGGTAACGACGTAACGAATGACCGTGTTGTTCTTCGTTCGATCTACTCTAAGCCAGGTCAAAAATACTCTCGTGAGTTATTAGTGCGTTCTGTACGTGAGATTTCACAATTAGGAATGTTTGATGAGCAGAAGGTTACTCCTATGCCGACAAACTTAAACTATGAAGAGGGTACGACCGATATCGAATTTACTGTTGCTGAAAAACCTTCTGACCAGGTGGAGCTATCCGGTGGTTATGGTGCAGGACAAGTAATCGGTACTTTAGGTTTAACATTTAACAACTTCTCGACGAGCAATTTCTTTAAGAAAGAGGCTTGGAAGCCACTTCCTCGTGGAGATGGACAGAAATTAAGTATTCGTGGTCAGACTTCGGGAAAACGCTATCAATCGTATAGCTTCTCCTTCTCAGAGCCTTGGTTAGGTGGTAAGAAACCAATCTATTTTGGATTGAGTGCTTATATCTCTAACTCGCAATCCCAATACTATAATCCGCAGACTGGACGTTATGAGGGATATGAAAACAACCCTAAGATTCAAATGCACGGGGTGACAGCGACCTTAGGTAAGCGTTTGCAATGGCCGGATAACTATTTCCAGATTAACAGTTCCTTATCTTACCAACGTTATAACTTAGAGAACTACGGAAACTACTTCTTATTCTCTAATGGTACTGCGACGAACATCAACTTTACACAAGAGATCAGTAGAAACTCGATTGATGCACCTATCTACCCTACTTCGGGTTCGCACTTGAAATTCAGCGTGCAGTTAACTCCTCCTTACTCGGCATGGAACAATATTGACTACGCAACAGCGCCAGACAACGAGAAATACAAATGGACAGAGTATCACAAGTGGAAGTTTGATTCGCAATGGTACACGAAGATTGTAGGTAAATTGGTATTGAAAACACAAGCACAGTTTGGTTACTTAGGCAGCTATGGAGATAGAACACCAACTTCACCATTTGAGCGTTTCAAATTAGGTGGTGATGGTATGCAAGGTTTCGACTTCTTACAAGGTTCAGAGATCATCGCGATGCGTGGATATGCAAACGGTACAATTATCCCTGCGACGACAGGTAATAAGATGCAGGATATCGCTATCCAATCTGGTAGCCCGATTTATGCGAAATACCAAATCGAGCTTCGCCATCCGATCATGTTAAATGAGCAAGCAACTGTATTTGCTTTAGCATTTGCGGAAGCAGGTAACACGTGGAATAAGTTTGATGAAGTAAATCCGTTCAAGGTTCGTCGTTCGGTTGGTGTGGGTGCTCGTATCTTCTTACCTATCTTTGGTATGCTAGGTATTGACTATGGACATGCCTTAGATCCGATTCCAGGTCTTGTTGAATCTAGATGGAAACAAAACTTCACATTCAGTATCATCCAGAACATGGGAGGATTTTAAGATTAAACTTTTTAGCACAATATTTGTCATAAACAAAGAAATGATTAAAATTTGTACCTCTATGAAACGAATATTAGTATTAGTAGCTATGCTAGCCTTCATGGGCAGTGTATCATATGCGCAGAAATTGGCTTATGTGGATTCGGAATATGTGATGAAACACATCCCGGAATATACCAATGCTCAAAAGCAATTGGATAACTTATCACAGCAATGGCAAGCGGAAGTTGACAAGCAATACGCATCGATCGAGACATTGTATAAAGCTTACCAGAATGATGCTCCTCGTTTGAATGAGGACATGCGCAGACGTCGTGAAGACGAGATTGTAAATAAAGAGAAATCAGTTAAGGAGTTTCAACGCGGTAAATTCGGTATGGACGGTGAGTTGTTTCAACAACGCGAGAAGTTGATGAAGCCTATTCAAGACCGTGTTCAAAAAGCAATTCAAGACGTTGCGCGAGCTCAGCAATATGATTTCGTATTAGACAAACGTAGTGAAACATCCTTCCTTTACGCTAATCCAGCGATGGACAAAAGTAACGAGGTTATTACGAAATTAGGATTGAAGCCTAATGCATCCTTAGCGAACTAAGATTTTTTATTATTATTGTGTAACTAATTTTTAACTAGATAATTTAAAATAGCAAAAAACCTTATATCTCAGTATATAAGACATTAACATGAACAGCATGAAAAATTTATTGAAAAGTGTAGTAGTAGCATCAGGAGTTTTATTGGCGGCAAACACTGCAAGTGCGCAACAAAAAATCGGACATATCAATACTGCAGAAATCGTACAGTCGACTCCAGAATTTCAAGCGGCAGAAGCACAAATGAAAACCTTAAGCGAAACAAAACAAAAAGAGCTTCAAGGAATGTATGCTGAATACCAAAAGAAACAAAACGACGCAAACGAGAAGTTGAGAAACAGAAGTGAAGCAAATAAAGAGTCTGTAGATGCAGAGGTTCAACAAATCGCTAACTCTATGCGTGAGATGGAAACTCGTATCCAAGATGTTCAACGTGTAGCACAAGAAGACATTGGTAAAAAACAACAAGAGCTTTACGCTCCTATCGAGCAAAAAGTATTCACTGCAATCAATGCAGTAGCTCAAGAAAAAGGTTATGCTTACGTGTTAGACGTTTCTAACGGTGGTATCCCTTACTTCGGTGGTGGTGATGACTTAACAGCGGATATCAAGAAAAAACTTGGAATTTCTGCAACAGCAACACCAGCTAAGAAATAAGTATTAAGAACTTATTGAAATTAAAAAGAGGTCTGTATCAAATTGATGCAGACCTCTTTTTTTGGGGGGGTATAATGATCGTTAAAGATTTTGCTTTTTCATTTCCTCCATGGCGTAATTGGCCGCTCTTGCGGTTAAAGCCATAAAGGTGAGCGAAGGGTTTTGTGTCCCGGTGGAAGTCATAGCTGCACCGTCCGTTACGAATACGTTCTTGCAAAGATGCATCTGATTCCATTTATTGAGGATGGAGGTCTTCGGATCATTGCCCATCCTTGCTCCTCCCATTTCGTGGATATCGAGCCCCGGATTCTGCTGACTATTGTTCTTATAGATATTCTTGGCACCAATGTATTTTAACATCTCAGAAGCTTGATTATGGAAGTCCTCCATGCTCTTCTGGTCATTGTCATCATATTGAACAGCCGTGATGAGTTGCGGCATTCCGAACTTATCTTTTTTATCATCGCTTAGACGAACGTGATTGCTCTCTTTCGGGATGGTCTCTCCCTGCATCATCATGCTTATCCCCCATCCGCCAACTTCGCTTAAACTATCTTTGAAATCTGCGCCTACTTGCATTTCCGACGGCACCCCCCGGCGGCGATAGGCCGAGAAGAAGGAAGCATAGCCACGTAGGAAGTCTGTTTCTTGTTTTTTGACATTTCGGAAATTAGGAATGATAGGCTGCGTCGGTCTCCGCCCATAGTAATACTGGTCTTCGAAGCCCTCGATACTACCACCTACGCTTCCTAAATAGTTGTGGAAGGCGATGTATTTCCCTAAGACACCGCTGTCATTACCTAAGCCGTTCGGGAAACGAGCGGACTTGGAGTTCAACAGAATGAGATTGCTCGCCAGGGCGGATGCATTCAAGAAGATGACTTTGGCTTTGTATTCAGTCGATTCGAGAGTCTCAGCGTCTATGACACGTACGCCGGAGGCCTTCTGCGTATTTTCATCATAAAGAATGGACTCTACGATAGCATTGGGCTTTAAGGTCATATTACCTGTTTTCTGTGCCCAAGGCAACGTGGAAGCATTCGAGCTAAAGTATCCTCCAAATGGACAGCCGCGTTGGCACATGGTCCTGTTTTGGCATTGTGTCCTTCCCTGTTGAATATGTATAGGTTGCGGCGATGAAATATGCGCACAGCGCCCTGAAATAACTTGTCGGTCTGGATATTTAGCAGGGATCTTCTGCTGAATCATTTTTTCTACAGCATTCAGGTCGAAAGCTGGGAGAAACTCCCCATCGGGCATTGCCGCATTGCCATCGCGATTGCCAGAGACGCCGATAAACTTCTCGACGTAGCTATACCAAGGCGCAATATCCTTATAACGTATCGGCCAGTCTACCGCAAAGCCATCACGGGCGGGCCCTTCGAAATCAAAATCGCTCCAGCGCTGTACTTGTCGCGCCCAGGTCAATGACTTGCCACCAACCTGATAGCTGCGAATCCAGTCGAATGGATGCTCTTGTATGTATTCTTGATCTTTGTCTTTCGTGAAGAAATGCATAGCATCCTCTCGGAAAGCATAGCATTTTGAGGCAATAGGATTCTCTTGACGAACCGCATTACTAAGGGCATTATGATGTTCGAATTGCCAATAATCTGTAAAGGCCGTGGGATAATCTTTGATGTGCTTAACGTCTCTACCCCGTTCTAGAACCAGCGTTTTGAATCCCTTTTCGCAGAATTCTTTCGCTGCCCATCCTCCGGAAATACCCGAGCCAATGACAATTACATCAAACTGATTTGTTTCAGACTTCATGCTGTTTTTCAATAGATTGATAATGGAAAGAATCCATTAGTTGATTTTGGTTGCAAAGCGCAATTTACGAAAGACTAGGCATATTAATTAGGTTTTTGTGCGATTGAATTAATAATGTTATTTTGTAAGACAAGATATGATAAACATTGATATTCTTATCCTATTGTGCCAATTGTTTTTAATGTTTCTAAATAATTTATTATGCATGCATAGTATAGTCGGTTTTTTTATCTTTGTTATACCTAATTTGTAAACTATGATAGGTCAGATATTGTTCGGCGTCTTATTAATAGCGTCTCTCATTCTATTCTTCATCAATGCGAAAAAGATTTACCGCAACATTAAGTTGGGCAAGTCGGTCAATCGTTTTGATCGGCCTTCGGAGCGATTGAAGACGATGCTCTTAGTCGCTTTCGGTCAGAAAAAGATGTTTAAGCGACCGATTCCAGCATTGCTACACTTGTTTGTATATGTTGGGTTCTGTATTATCAACATCGAAATGTTGGAGATCGTGATTGATGGGCTATTCGGTACACACCGGGTATTCTCCTTCATGGGCGGCTTTTACAACTTCCTGATCTATGCATTTGAGCTATTGGCATTTTCCGTTCTATTAGGCTGCGTGATCTTCTTTATCCGCAGAAACTTCTTAAAACTGAAGCGCTTAAATCAGTCGGAATTAAATAACTGGCCGAAAACAGATGCAAACCTGATCCTGACTGCGGAGATCTTATTAATGGCGGCTTTCTTGTTCATGAATGCTGCAGATCAAAAGCTTCAGGCACTAGGCGCAGAGCATTATCATATTGCTGGTGCTTTTCCAGTGAGTTCTTATTTAGTCAATCTATTACCCAATGAGGTCAGTAGCTTGATATTGATCGAGCGCTTTTGCTGGTGGTTCCATATCATCGGAGTATTTGCGTTCTTGAATTACTTACCGATTTCTAAACACTTGCATATCCTTCTTGCATTCCCTAACACGTATTTTACACGTTTGGAACCAAAAGGGAAGTTCGACAATATGCCTTCAGTAACCGAAGAAGTGAAGGTGATGTTGGATCCGTCGCTCCCTCCTCCTACTGGCGAGCCTAGCCGTTTCGGTGTGAAGGATGCCTTGGATCTGACCTGGAAAAACCTACTGGACGCTTACACCTGTACTGAATGCGGACGTTGTACATCTTCCTGTCCGGCAAACATCACCGGAAAGTTGCTATCACCACGTAAGATCATGATGGACACCAGAGACCGTATTGAGGAGATTGGCAAGAACATCGATAAGAATGGAAGCTTCCAGGACGATGGAAAAGCTTTATTGGACAACTATATCACTAGGGAGGAAATATGGGCTTGTACAAGCTGTAATGCTTGCGTGGAGCAATGTCCAGTCAACATCAATCCGCTAGAGATCATTATTGGCTTGAGACAGTACGCGGTGATGGAAGAATCACAAGCACCATCGAGTGTAAACAATATGCTTTCGAATTTGGAGAACAACGGCGCGCCTTGGAAATATTCACAGGCTGACCGCGCTAATTGGACAAATCAATAAGAAGAATTTAACATGGAAAATAATATACATATCCCTACGGTCGCTGAGTTATTAGCAAAAGGAGAATCACCGGACTTATTGTTCTGGGTTGGATGTGCGGGGAGCTTCGATGAGCGCGCTCAACGGATTACGAGAGACATCTGTAAGATTTTACATCATGTGGGTATTAAATACGCCATCCTCGGAACGGAAGAGAGCTGTACCGGCGACCCTGCAAAGCGCGCGGGCAATGAGTTCTTATTCCAAATGCAGGCCATGATGAACATTGATCTGTTGAATGGCTATGAGATTAAAAAGATCGTCACAGCATGTCCACATTGCTTTAATACTTTAAAGAACGAGTATCCTAGTTTGGGCGGTAATTATGAGGTTATTCACCATTCCCAGCTTATACAATCGTTGATTGATGAAGGAAAACTGAAGCCTGCTGACGGACATGAGTTCAAAGGAAAGAAGATTACCTTTCATGACCCTTGCTATTTAGGCCGTGCGAATGATGTATATGAGGCCCCTAGAAGAGCACTGGAGGTATTGGATGCTGACTTGGTCGAATTGAAGCGTTGTAAGGCTAATGGGCTTTGCTGTGGTGCTGGTGGTGCGCAGATGTTTAAAGAGCCGGAGAAAGGCGATAAAGATGTCAACGTAGAACGTATCGAGGACGTCATAGAAAGTCAAGCATCGGTGGTAGCTGCGGCTTGTCCATTCTGTATGACGATGTTGCGCGACGGCGTCAAGGTTAAAGAAAAAGAACAAGAAATTCAAGTCTTGGATATTGCGGAGATTACCGTCAAAGCAAATAAGATCTAAGATAAATCGCATAATAAAAAAGCCTTGCACGATGCAAGGCTTTTTTATTGCTTTGGAGTACCTAGGAGCAGATTCGAACTGCCATGCCCATTCAGGCGCCACCCCCTCAAGATGGTGCGTCTACCAATTTCGCCACCTAGGTATCTATACCGCAAAAATAGAATTATTTTCGATACTTACAACGATTGTGATCTGTATTATTTCTTGAAATTTTTATTGATTAAGGTTTGGATTATTCCATCCGCTAGACCAATTCTTGGCGCTGTAATATTTTTCAGATGTCCCACCTTCATGATAGTTAAAAATATCTCAGCTGCCGGAATAATAACATCGGCACGGTCTTGCTTCAGTTCCAGGATGTTAATACGATCCTTTAATGAATAAGAATTCAAGTAGACATACAGTGCTTTCAGTTTCGCATAGGAAATAGGCTTATCGGCTTTCTCATTAGCAAGTCGCGACAGCTTATTGA from Sphingobacterium sp. BN32 harbors:
- a CDS encoding 1-acyl-sn-glycerol-3-phosphate acyltransferase, with the translated sequence MGLLEKEKFIKIREVIHKKSPTLAKWIPKPLISYLERVIHEDEINYIMTTYHDDMGLDFVDSLLNELDVKVHLEGAENIPLEDSVIFASNHPLGGLDGVAFMQAIGKYRKDVKFLVNDILMNVRNLEPLFVPVNKLGGQSKSGIAAIENAYASDHALLVFPAGLVSRKINGKIVDLEWKKSFISKAKKYKKDIVPVYIDGRNSNFFYNLARFRNKVGLKANIEMLYLPDELFSQRGKDITIKIGKRIPYSQFDNSKNERQWAAEVKETVYAMSGGKK
- a CDS encoding CBS domain-containing protein — its product is MFIGEIITTLYTELRPSDTVEFALNKVNELHFHQLPVVKGKEYHGLLTEEDLLSVEDESDLISEVKITLPFIYLYDYQHIYDALQYLETYQYDILPVLNKQNQYVGAVTQTDLLRAINQTISNQEKGAIIVLEMEDRDNSLTHVAHIIESENTKILNTGVHAIENSSKVELTIKVNKNNISSVLASLWRHDYVVKASFNDGTDQNDIQDRYNLLMNYLNI
- a CDS encoding NAD kinase; the protein is MKELSIAVYGREFNQSVIGYVVELFTYLRERNVQVYIYQDFHTFLKKLCKVDFKFKKFKTHKDLPKDISFMLSLGGDGTMLSAATLIADSGIPIAGINFGRLGFLANISKNKIEDALDQILNNQYTVQPRALLQVESSDGTLKAGLSNALNDITVFRYDSSAMITVHAVLNGELLNSYWSDGLIIATPTGSTAYSLSCGGPIIMPGSGNFVITPVSPHNLNVRPIVVSEDMELRLNIESRTEKYIVSCDSKSYTLSTKTSLLITKAPYHVNLIRLKDDQYFGILREKLLWGIDVRNY
- a CDS encoding isoprenyl transferase — encoded protein: MDYKENIDKSNLPKHIAIIMDGNGRWAKEKGELRVFGHRNGVTAVREALEAAVEIGISYLTLYAFSTENWNRPQFEVDALMELLVDSLNKELPTFQKNNIRVNTIGRMADLPSHCQVTLQSTVDQTKDNDGCTLTLALSYGSRQEILDATKAIAAKVQSGEMSLDDINEQTFGENLYTKAIPDPEMMIRTSGEQRISNYMLWQLAYTELFFLPIMWPEFSREHLFECIYLYQNRERRFGKTSEQL
- the bamA gene encoding outer membrane protein assembly factor BamA; its protein translation is MKHKIKLTLLLTIFLLNFAHAQIPGNRPLNLNNRNDISALEPKSYVIGGIEVKGAQYLDKDVLITISRLTVGEYIEVPSEQTANVIKFLMDQNLFEDVQLYATRIQDETIFLEIRVVERPRLTRVDLNGLSKSQTEEVRKRLNANTGKIVNENLLQTTKNTIEKFLREKSYLYPEIKITTKKDSAQSNNEIVVVDVERNKKIKVRKVEFEGNEEFSDKQLRKYLKGVKPRAWFRVFGPGKFKEDKYEEAKEKLVAKMQDKGYRDAQILKDSVYRYDNNEVAIDFDIYEGPKYYVGNIDWAGNAKYKDSVLNILLGIQKGDVYSEEKLNSKLSGPTRNSDDIAAIYQNDGYLTFNVQPVIKRIYQDTVDIEIQMFEGKQYTINNVILKGNDVTNDRVVLRSIYSKPGQKYSRELLVRSVREISQLGMFDEQKVTPMPTNLNYEEGTTDIEFTVAEKPSDQVELSGGYGAGQVIGTLGLTFNNFSTSNFFKKEAWKPLPRGDGQKLSIRGQTSGKRYQSYSFSFSEPWLGGKKPIYFGLSAYISNSQSQYYNPQTGRYEGYENNPKIQMHGVTATLGKRLQWPDNYFQINSSLSYQRYNLENYGNYFLFSNGTATNINFTQEISRNSIDAPIYPTSGSHLKFSVQLTPPYSAWNNIDYATAPDNEKYKWTEYHKWKFDSQWYTKIVGKLVLKTQAQFGYLGSYGDRTPTSPFERFKLGGDGMQGFDFLQGSEIIAMRGYANGTIIPATTGNKMQDIAIQSGSPIYAKYQIELRHPIMLNEQATVFALAFAEAGNTWNKFDEVNPFKVRRSVGVGARIFLPIFGMLGIDYGHALDPIPGLVESRWKQNFTFSIIQNMGGF
- a CDS encoding OmpH family outer membrane protein, which encodes MKRILVLVAMLAFMGSVSYAQKLAYVDSEYVMKHIPEYTNAQKQLDNLSQQWQAEVDKQYASIETLYKAYQNDAPRLNEDMRRRREDEIVNKEKSVKEFQRGKFGMDGELFQQREKLMKPIQDRVQKAIQDVARAQQYDFVLDKRSETSFLYANPAMDKSNEVITKLGLKPNASLAN
- a CDS encoding OmpH family outer membrane protein, giving the protein MKNLLKSVVVASGVLLAANTASAQQKIGHINTAEIVQSTPEFQAAEAQMKTLSETKQKELQGMYAEYQKKQNDANEKLRNRSEANKESVDAEVQQIANSMREMETRIQDVQRVAQEDIGKKQQELYAPIEQKVFTAINAVAQEKGYAYVLDVSNGGIPYFGGGDDLTADIKKKLGISATATPAKK
- a CDS encoding GMC oxidoreductase — translated: MKSETNQFDVIVIGSGISGGWAAKEFCEKGFKTLVLERGRDVKHIKDYPTAFTDYWQFEHHNALSNAVRQENPIASKCYAFREDAMHFFTKDKDQEYIQEHPFDWIRSYQVGGKSLTWARQVQRWSDFDFEGPARDGFAVDWPIRYKDIAPWYSYVEKFIGVSGNRDGNAAMPDGEFLPAFDLNAVEKMIQQKIPAKYPDRQVISGRCAHISSPQPIHIQQGRTQCQNRTMCQRGCPFGGYFSSNASTLPWAQKTGNMTLKPNAIVESILYDENTQKASGVRVIDAETLESTEYKAKVIFLNASALASNLILLNSKSARFPNGLGNDSGVLGKYIAFHNYLGSVGGSIEGFEDQYYYGRRPTQPIIPNFRNVKKQETDFLRGYASFFSAYRRRGVPSEMQVGADFKDSLSEVGGWGISMMMQGETIPKESNHVRLSDDKKDKFGMPQLITAVQYDDNDQKSMEDFHNQASEMLKYIGAKNIYKNNSQQNPGLDIHEMGGARMGNDPKTSILNKWNQMHLCKNVFVTDGAAMTSTGTQNPSLTFMALTARAANYAMEEMKKQNL